ATCCTGCATTTCGACCTCGACGCCTTCTACGCGAGCGTCGAGCAGCGCGACGATCCGTCCCTGAAGGGCAAGCCCGTCGTGATCGGCGCCGACCCCGAAGGCGGGCGCGGGCGCGGCGTCGTGGCGACCGCGAGCTACGAGGCGCGCGCCTTCGGCATCCGGAGCGCGATGCCGATGACGCAGGCGTGGCGCGCGTGCCCGGACGCCGTCTACCTGCCGCCGGACATCGAGCGGTACGCCGCCGTGAGCCGCGAGGTGTTCGCGACGATCGCGCGGCACGCGGACGTGCTCGAGCCCGGCGGCATCGACGAGGGGTACCTCGACGTGACGGAGCGCACGCGGGGCGACTTCGACGAGGCCCGCGCGCTCGCCGCGCGCGTCGCGGCTGAGGTGCGGCGCGACCACGGCCTCTCGACGAGCTGGGGCGTCGCGCCGTCGAAGCTCGTCGCGAAGATCGCGACCGACATGCAGAAGCCGCGCGGCCTCACCGTCGTGCGTCCGGGCGAGGAGGAGCGCTTCCTCGCGCCGCTTCCCGCGCGGAAGATCCCGGGCGTGGGGCCGAAGACCGCGGAGCGGCTCGAGGACCTCGGCGTGAAGACGTGCGCCGATCTCGCGGCCACGCCCGTCGCGCTGCTTGCGCGCGAACTCGGCGTGTGGGGGCCGCGCCTCGCGGCGCTCGCGCGCGGCCTGGACGATTCGCCCGTCGACCCCGCGTGGGAGCGCAAGAGCGTCGGCAGCGAGACGACGTTCCACGACGACCTCCCGCCGGGCCCCGCGCTCGAGGAGGCCGTCGCGCGCGCGGCGGGCTGGGTCGCGGAAGGCCTCGCCGCGGAGGCGCTCCTCGCGCGCACGGTGGTGCTCAAGGTCCGGCTCGAGGACTTCACGACGTTCACGCGCAGCCGCACGCTCGCCCTCCCGACGGACGACGCCGCGACGCTGCGCGAGGCCGCGCTCGCGCTCCTTGCCGAATCGCCGCTCCCGAAGCGCGTGCGCCTCGTCGGCGTGCGCGGGACGAATCTCGTCGCGCCGCATGGCGCCCGACAGGCGACGCTCGACCGCTGGCCCGCCGACGTGCTCGGCGAGCGCGCCGCGGCCGGGGGGCGCGGGAAGCGGCCGAGGCTGTGGGAGTGGGAGGAACGCGAACGGTAGCGCGGGAGGGCGGCGCGAGAACCTTTATCTCGCCTCGTTCGAGTCCCCGCCCATGCGTCCCTGGCTCGCCCTCCTCGTCCTCCTCTCCGCGACCGTCCTCGCCGGATGCGCCGCGCCCGCCGGAAGCGACGCGGGCAAGGGACCCGCGAAGGTGGACGACGGCACCGTCGAGGCGCCGTGGTGGCCGGTCGGCGCGTGGTGGGACCTCCGGTTCACGCGCGAGAGCAAGGTCGAGCACGTGCGCCTCGCGAACTTCTGGAACGATTCGGAGACGCACCACTTCTGGCTCGGCGTCTCGAACCGCGCCGTCGCGATGGACCACGCGCTCCACGACACGAACCCGCTCCTCGGCCGCATCCACTGGAACATCCTCACGCCGCACCAGAAGGGCATCCACGCGCACGGCATGTACAACTTCCCCGTGAAGCCCGGCGACCAGTTCGGCGGCCTCATGTTCGACCACGAGTGGAGCATGAAGGCATCCGCGGGCGAGAAGAAGGGCGCGCTCAGGTTCGAGGGCACCGCGACGGACGGATCAAAGATCCAGTACGATTACGACCCCGACCTCCAGTGGTTCTCGTTCGTCGAGATCAAGGACCGCGCGGGGAAGCTCAAGCTCCGCGTCGACGTGACCGACCACGGCGAGGGCGCGAAGGGCGCCTTCTACTTCCTGCGCGGTCGCGACTACTACGAAGGTCCGAAGCAGCAGGGGACGCACGACGAGACCTTCGAGGTGAAGGAGGAGGAGATCCCCCACAAGTCGCTCGCGATCAAGATCCGGGGCGCGGCGAGCGGCATCCTGCGCCTCGACTTCATCGATCCCTCGGGGGCGATGCGCCACAGCGAGACGCTGCCCGCCCAATCGATCGACCGCATCGTGGAGATCCCCAGCCCCCAGAAGGGTCGCTGGACGCTGCGCTACGCGGGCACGGGCGAGTTCCAGGGCGAGATCCTGGGCATCGGCATCCTGGAATACACGCGGACGCTCTGAGCGCGCCCGAAGGGTATTTCAGGGAGGCGCCACCCTCGTCGGTCGGCCAGACGCGACGAGGGAGACGGCGCGCGTCGCCACGTTCCACGCGCCGTCCATCGCGCCCCGCGGGGCGTCCCGGGCGACGAGCGACGCTCTCGCCCCCGACGTGATCCCATGCCCTCGTTCAAGGACTTCAACCTCAGCCCGACCACGCTCGCCGCCGTCGAGGCGATGGGCTTCGAGACGCCGACCCCGATCCAGGCCGCCGCGATCCCGCTCCTCCTGCAGGGCGAAGACGTCCTCGGCCAGGCGCAGACCGGCACCGGCAAGACGGCGGCCTTCGGCCTCCCCATCGTGGAGTCGTTCTGCCACGAGCGTCGGCTCGGCCGGGCCGCCCGCGGTCCGCGCGCGCTCGTGCTCGTGCCGACGCGCGAGCTCGCGATCCAGGTCGTCGACGAGCTGAACGCGCTCGCGGGCTCCGCCGCCGCGCCGCCTCGCAGCAGCCGCGCGGACGACGTGGACTATTCGACAGGCTTCGCGGCGGTCGCGGTGTACGGCGGCGTCGGGTTCGCGACGCAGGCGCGCGCGCTCGGGTCGCGCGGCGCGACGTGCATCGTTGCGACGCCCGGCCGCCTCATCGACCACATGGAGCGCAAGAGCGCCCACCTGGAGAACGTGGAGTTCCTCGTCCTCGACGAGGCGGACCGCATGCTCGACATGGGTTTCCTGCCCGCCGTGAACCGCATCCTCTCGGCGCTCCCGCGCGATCGCCAGACGGCGTTCTTCAGCGCGACGATGCCGCCCGAGGTCTCGAAGCTCGCGGGGCGCATCCTGCGCGAGCCCGAGACGGTGCGCGTGGGCGAGGACTCGCTCACGACCCCGCTCGCCGCGCAGTTCCGCGTCGTCGTGCGGCAGGAGCAGAAGATGGGCGCCCTCGCCGCGCTCCTCGAAGCGGAGGAGCCCGAGCGCGCGCTCGTGTTCGTGCGGACGCGCCATGGCGCGCGACGGCTCGGCAAGCGCCTCCGCGCGCTCGGCCACGAAGCCGAGGCGCTCCACGGCGACCTTTCGCAGGGCCAGCGCGAGCGCGTGATGGACCGGTTCCGCGACGGGTCCCTGCACATCCTCGTCGCGACCGACGTCGCGGCGCGCGGCATCGACGTGCCCGAAGTGACGCACGTCATCAACTTCGACGTGCCCACGGAGCCTGAGACGTACGTGCACCGCATCGGCCGCACGGGCCGCGCGGGCAAGGAGGGCCGCGCGTTCCTCCTCGCAACGGGCGACGAGCGCCAGGAGGTCCAGGCGATCGAGCGCCTCATCGACGCGACGCTCGAGCCGTTCGACGTCGGACCGCTTCCGGACGTGGCTTTCTCGGAGCCGAAGCCCCAGAGCCCCTTCCGCCACGGCATGCATCGCCGCGGGCGCGAGCGCGACGAAGGTCCACGCGGTCGCGGCCGCGACGGGCGCGGTCCGAACGCGGGCGCCGCACGGCCCGGCGGCGACCGTCGCGGAGCCTCCGGTCCTGCGGGCCACGCCGGTCGAGGACCGGCCGGCGTCCGGCGCGGACCCGGGCGCGGTCCCGGCGCGCCCGGGCGCGGCTCCGGTCGTCCGGGGAGCGGAAGCGGCGGTCGCGGCCGCGACCGACGCGGGCGCGCGTGAGCCTCAGCCGAGGACGGCCTCGCGCACGACGTCGCAATCCCGCACGATCGAATCGATGACGAGGCCCGCGTCCGCGAACTCCACGCGGAGGTCGTCCGTGCACGCGGTGAACGTGACCGAGGTCGAACCCTGCGGGAAGTGGACGTACCACATGCCCCAGAAGTTTCCGGGTTCGGCGAGGGTCCACGACATCGGGATACGGATGGGCGACGAGCCCGTCACGATCCACGAAGTGCCGAGCGACGTCGGGAGATACCACTTGTCCGTGACGAGCACGCCCGCGCCCCAGTCCGTGGTGGGAGTCAATGTCACGTTCCATCCCGCGAGCCCGCCGTTCGAGGGCGTGCGCGGCTTCGTCTCGTGCGCCGGACTTCCATAGACGCCGGTGAACTCGCCGTTCGAGCGCCGGTGATCGTCCGCGATCGGTCGCGCGCCGCTCTCGTAGGGATCGGGCGCGCTGGCCGTGCCGACGTATCCGTCCTCATTGAGGTCGCGCCAGATGCCGGTCCACGCCTGGACGCCGAGGATGCCGGGCAGCATCGCGGGCCGACCGTCGGCGTCGCGGCCCGGCAGCGGTGAGGTGCGCGCGTTGACGAACGGATTGAGCTGGCCGAACCCGAGCTGCAGGTCGATCCAGCCGCGGTGCTCGGTCTGATACTCCGCGAGTCGGCCGGACGCGGTCGAGGTCGAGCCGATCTCCGTCTCCTGCATGTACCGGCCGTAGATCCGCCCTTGCGCCGCGTTCACGGGACCCCCGAGGGGCTCGGGGGCGGTCACGGGGGGAAGGATGCACCCTTGCGGACAGAGCGGCCAGATGGGGGGCGCGAGCCCGTTGACGAGCGGCGCCGCGGCCGCGCCGTAGAGCGACGCGACGGGGCCGGGCGCGACGACGGGATACTCGTCGATATCGACGAGGCTCGTATTGCGGGGCGTGTAAGGCGTTCCCGACGCGTGCGGAAGGAAGATGGGATCCGAGACCGTCTCCGCGACGTACCGCTGCAGGAGCGAGTTGTCGTACAGGATGACCGGACCGCCCCCCGATATGTAGAGGTGGTTCCCCGCCGTGATGTAGGACACGTCGGGCGATGCGTCGTCCGGCGCGTAGCTCGCGGTGTAGGCCGGATGCGACCCCGGACTCATCCATGTGTAGATCGTGGCGTGGCGTCGGGTCCACTCGTTGTCCGCGTAGGCGGTGGTGGCGTTCGCCCACCGGATGCGGATGATCCCGTCGCCGTTCTGATCGCGCCAATGCCCGTGCCACGCATGGAACCAGCCCGCGCCCCAGATGACGTCCGGCGCATCCTCGCCGAGCGCGCGACGCGTGTTCATGTTCGTGCGTTGGGACGAGTCGGTCCAGCCGTAGGCGTTGCGGCGCTGACCGTCGCCCGCCTCCTCGAGGGGGGGAATCTCGTCGCCCCGGTTGGGGCCCGACGTGGTCCAGAAGCTGTCGAGGATGCGGATGCCGCCCGGCGTCTCTCCCGCGTCGAGGATGGCCTCGACCACGTTGTTGGATTGGTGCGCGAAACGGGGACCTCGTTCCGCGGCCTCCCACCGCAGGTCGGCGTTGTGGGCGAACGCCGCGCCCGCCACGTTCACGATCAGCGCCGTTGCTGCCAGCACGAGGCTCAGCCGTCCCATGGTCTCCCAGGGACAAGAGGCGCTTTGGGGATCGATAAAGATGTGCTTGCGCCGGACCGAGGCCCCCGCGCGAACGGATGGGCGAGGTCGGCATCCCCGGTC
Above is a genomic segment from Candidatus Thermoplasmatota archaeon containing:
- the dinB gene encoding DNA polymerase IV — translated: ILHFDLDAFYASVEQRDDPSLKGKPVVIGADPEGGRGRGVVATASYEARAFGIRSAMPMTQAWRACPDAVYLPPDIERYAAVSREVFATIARHADVLEPGGIDEGYLDVTERTRGDFDEARALAARVAAEVRRDHGLSTSWGVAPSKLVAKIATDMQKPRGLTVVRPGEEERFLAPLPARKIPGVGPKTAERLEDLGVKTCADLAATPVALLARELGVWGPRLAALARGLDDSPVDPAWERKSVGSETTFHDDLPPGPALEEAVARAAGWVAEGLAAEALLARTVVLKVRLEDFTTFTRSRTLALPTDDAATLREAALALLAESPLPKRVRLVGVRGTNLVAPHGARQATLDRWPADVLGERAAAGGRGKRPRLWEWEERER
- a CDS encoding DEAD/DEAH box helicase, yielding MPSFKDFNLSPTTLAAVEAMGFETPTPIQAAAIPLLLQGEDVLGQAQTGTGKTAAFGLPIVESFCHERRLGRAARGPRALVLVPTRELAIQVVDELNALAGSAAAPPRSSRADDVDYSTGFAAVAVYGGVGFATQARALGSRGATCIVATPGRLIDHMERKSAHLENVEFLVLDEADRMLDMGFLPAVNRILSALPRDRQTAFFSATMPPEVSKLAGRILREPETVRVGEDSLTTPLAAQFRVVVRQEQKMGALAALLEAEEPERALVFVRTRHGARRLGKRLRALGHEAEALHGDLSQGQRERVMDRFRDGSLHILVATDVAARGIDVPEVTHVINFDVPTEPETYVHRIGRTGRAGKEGRAFLLATGDERQEVQAIERLIDATLEPFDVGPLPDVAFSEPKPQSPFRHGMHRRGRERDEGPRGRGRDGRGPNAGAARPGGDRRGASGPAGHAGRGPAGVRRGPGRGPGAPGRGSGRPGSGSGGRGRDRRGRA